Within the Chloroflexi bacterium ADurb.Bin180 genome, the region CCATCAGTGTGGGCAACATCCCCGCCGATACCCCGCCGGTCAACATCCATACCGTGGTCGCGGCGGTCCATACCATTGGTCGCCAGCCCATCGCTGCCGATGTGAACGCTATTCCATTCCAGATTCCCACTTTCCAGCCCTTTGACGAGTGGCTGAAGGGGCAGCCAGAGGAAGAGCCCATCCGCAAAGCGCGCGAGAAGTAGGCTTCACATCACGGGGCAGGTCGCTGTGGCCTGCCCCGTGCCTCCAAGCCAGCGACGGACCCTTCTCATCGGAGCAGTGACCATGTTCAAGTTCGAGCGTGACCAGATCACCTGCCGTATTGGCAGCGTCGAGCTCGGCGGGCAGCCAGGCGAAAGGCCCACGGTGCTCATCGGTAGCATCTTTTTCGCCCACCACAAGATCGTTCAGGACTCTCAGCGCGGCCTTTTCGACCGGAGCAAGGCGCTGGCACTCCTGCACAGCGAGGAGGAGGCGTCCAGCTTTAGCGGCAATCCCCGTTTCATCGACCCGGTGGCTGACACCAGCGAGGCCCTGATACGCTACATCGAGTTCCTGGCCGCGCAGACGACAGCGCCTATCCTGGTCGATTCGCCGCTGCCCGCCGTTCGGATGGAAACGCTGCGCCATTTCGCGGGAACAGAGGTCATGCCGCGGCTGATCTACAACTCGCTCTCCGAAGACTGTACGGCAGAAGAACTCGTCGCCATCCGCGAAAGCGGCCTCAAGAATGCCATCGTGCTGGCCTTTAGCACCAGGGCCATGCGCCCTGGTCAGCGGGTGAAACTGCTGGAGGAGCGTCTCCTGCCAGCGGCTCGGTCGGCCGGAATCGAGAACGTCTTGGTGGACGTGGGGGTTCTGGACATCGCCAGCGCGAGCTGGTCAGCGCTGGCCATACGCGAAGTCAAAGCTGCGCTCGGCCTGCCCACTGGCTGCGCACCAGCCAACGCCTTGTGCACCTGGCACAAGATGGCGTCGCGGGGAGACCCGCCCTACACGGCAGCGATGGCCTCGACTCTGGCCATGCTGGTCTCCCAGGGCGCCGACCTGCTTCTTTACGGGCCGATGCGTTTTGCACCCTGGGTGTACCCGGCGGTCGGCGCGGCGAATGCCCTGCAGGCCTACAGCGGTCGGCTGACCGGAGTGCGGCCGGCCAGCGCCGAGCATCCGCTCTTCCGGCTGCTCCAGTAGCCACTCTCTACTTCTGCTCCATGGGCTCCCAGTGCAGGTTCGAGCCAATGTTGGGGTTAAAGTTGGGATCCTCGGTGACGATGTACTCGCCCAGGTTGTTCGCCCAGGCGTGACCATACCCCGAAGGCAGCTCCACCACCTCTTCGCGATGCGGATCGAAATACCCGTCTACACCGCGGATGGAGCGGCTGCGGTCCGTGGCGATACGGTCCCACGCTTCCTGCTTGGCGTACCAGCCCTGCAGGTTCTGCTCGCGCATCTGCTCGCCGGTCTGAGCCAGCATCTGGCCAATCTGCCCGATGTGCTGAATGCGCTGGATCTGCCGCTGCGCCAGGTACTGGATGATCGACTGGTAGGCGGCGTACCACTGCGGATTCAACCGAAACGAGCGCATCATCGACGTGAACAGCGTCGAGCTCGCCTCCAGTCGCTCCGCCGCAGCGCGGAACGAGAATAGAAAGTCCAGGAACCAGAAGAGCAGTTCGCTCGTACCGAACATGGACTGCATGGGCGCCCGGTAGACCTCAACCATGCCATAGAGCGCTTCGTCAAAGGTCATTCCCTGCCACGTGTAGCGGATCACGATCCTGGCTCCCTCGGCCGAGCCACCGCTGATCGCCGCGTCGGATTTGGCGATTCGTGGCAGGTCGGGCTGGGGTTCCTCACCGAGAATCGAGACCCCGCTCATACTTCCGCGGTAGCGAGGCAGCAGTAGAGTGCGCAGGGCCTCCCGTACGCTCATCGGGGGGCGCACCTCGGCCCCAAAGTGGCGCGACCCAATTGGCGTGAGCATCGGCCCGCTGCTCCAGAAAAAGTTCATATTGGGAAGGATCTCAAAAGCCTCGGCTCCCTGTGGGTTCCAGAGTTGAAAGCTCACCGTTGCCGGCATGCCCGGGTTATCGAGCACCCAGTTGGCTCCCCCGCGCCAGCTCCAGCCCACCGGTGCCAGCATGCGGAACAGCTCCAAACCGGTGCCCTGGGGGTCATTGATGACCAGTGGCTTGAATCGCACCCCCTTGACCACAGATGGCGTCTCGGTGACGGGAACGCTGGCCGCGCTGCCGGCGCGCATAACCAAGCTCGAACCACAGTGCTGACAAACGACAAAGCCCTCGGTCGGCGCCGGAAGTGAGGCTCCGCACTGAGGACAGCGCAGCGCAACTGCGTTCATCGGCTCCTCCTGTTACTTGATTCTTACCAGCACCTTCTGACCTGCCACCAACTCACCGGCCGTGACGTGAACGGCACGTACCACGCCGTCTCGGGGCGCGCAAACCTCGTTCTCCATCTTCATCGACTCGAGCACCAGCAGAACCTGGCCGGCGGCCACAGACTGGCCGGCATTCACCGCCAGGGAGACGACCAGGCCAGGCATTGGGGCCCGGATGGCCAGTTCTTCCTGAGCTGCAATGGTCGGAACCGCCAGCCGTGACAACAGGTGCCTTTCGAGGCTGTCCACTTCGACCACATAGACTTTGCCGCCCACGAGCACGCTGTAGCCGGTGATCCGCGGCCCGCCAGCCGGGTCGGTGATCGGCTCAATCAGCACTTCGTACGAGTTGTTGTCCACCAGCAGCGAAAAGAGGCGGTGGCTGCCGATGTCCTTCATCTCGATGTCGTGTATGCGGTCGCCCACCTGGACTCGCCTTCCGCCATCGAGCAGGCCCACAATGAACTCGTTCTGGTCAATCCCGGCCACGTACTTCATGGAGCAACCCTCCAGCGGGCCGAACGTTTCCAGCCGCTCTGCCCGTTGCCCTCATCGTGCGGCTGCGAGCGGAGCGCCGCCTGGGCCTGTCGATCGAACATCCACGCCGCAGCGATTGCCGCCACTTCCGGCGCTGCCGGGTCACCCGCAATGACCGGCGGCTCGGCCTGTTCGAGAAAGCCGGTGTGCAGGTCGCCCATCATAAAACGGATGCTGTTCAGAATGCGTTGGAAGAAGGGAATGGTGGTCTTGATACCCACGATGCGATACTCCTCCAGCGCGCGCAGCATGCGCAGCAGCGCTTCCGGTCGCGACTCTCCCCAGGTCACGAGTTTGCTGATGAGCGAATCATAGAACGGCGAGACTTCGAAACCCTCGTAGATGCCGCTGTCGACCCGTATGCCTGGTCCGGACGGTTCGTAGAGGCGGCTGACGCGACCGATGGAAGGCATAAAGTCCGCCTCAGGATCCTCGGCCAGGATACGGCACTCGATGGCCCAGCCGCGTGGCCGCACGTC harbors:
- a CDS encoding tetrahydromethanopterin S-methyltransferase subunit H, with amino-acid sequence MFKFERDQITCRIGSVELGGQPGERPTVLIGSIFFAHHKIVQDSQRGLFDRSKALALLHSEEEASSFSGNPRFIDPVADTSEALIRYIEFLAAQTTAPILVDSPLPAVRMETLRHFAGTEVMPRLIYNSLSEDCTAEELVAIRESGLKNAIVLAFSTRAMRPGQRVKLLEERLLPAARSAGIENVLVDVGVLDIASASWSALAIREVKAALGLPTGCAPANALCTWHKMASRGDPPYTAAMASTLAMLVSQGADLLLYGPMRFAPWVYPAVGAANALQAYSGRLTGVRPASAEHPLFRLLQ
- the gcdC gene encoding Glutaconyl-CoA decarboxylase subunit gamma, yielding MKYVAGIDQNEFIVGLLDGGRRVQVGDRIHDIEMKDIGSHRLFSLLVDNNSYEVLIEPITDPAGGPRITGYSVLVGGKVYVVEVDSLERHLLSRLAVPTIAAQEELAIRAPMPGLVVSLAVNAGQSVAAGQVLLVLESMKMENEVCAPRDGVVRAVHVTAGELVAGQKVLVRIK